A genomic window from Silene latifolia isolate original U9 population chromosome Y, ASM4854445v1, whole genome shotgun sequence includes:
- the LOC141633433 gene encoding cytochrome P450 704B1, giving the protein MRENSTPTNISSFSNMGILVICLSMGLTWVLVHRWTQRSKLGPKTWPIIGAALEQLMNYDTMHDWLVGYFSKSKTVVVPMPFKTYTYIADPTNVEHVLKTNFANYPKGVTYQSYMEVLLGNGIFNADGESWRKQRKTASFEFASKNLRDFSTVVFRDYSLKLSTILSEASFDFRSVDMQELLMRMTLDSICKVGFGVEIGTLAPNLPDNSFAKAFDTANIIVTLRFIDPFWKFKKFFNFGSEALLSESIRIIDEFTYSVIRKRKAEIVETKRYRNDIKMKNDILSRFIELVEDEENNITEKSLRDIVLNFVIAGRDTTATTLSWALYMIMTHENVAEKVYVELKALEEERAIEEKVTLVECNTEDPVSFGQKVSQFGGLLTYDSLSKLYYLHAVITETLRLYPAVPQDPKGILEDDVLPDGTKLKAGGMVTYVPYSMGRMEYNWGSDAACFKPERWLKDGFFQNASPFKFTAFQAGPRICLGKDSAYLQMKMALAILCRFYNFNLVPGHPVNYRMMTILSMAHGLKLTVSRRS; this is encoded by the exons ATGAGAGAAAATTCTACACCGACAAATATTTCTTCTTTTTCAAACATGGGAATATTAGTTATATGTTTGAGTATGGGCTTGACATGGGTTTTGGTTCATAGGTGGACCCAAAGAAGCAAGTTGGGCCCAAAGACATGGCCCATAATAGGTGCAGCACTTGAGCAACTAATGAACTATGATACGATGCATGATTGGCTTGTTGGATATTTCTCTAAGTCGAAAACGGTCGTTGTCCCAATGCCTTTCAAGACATACACGTATATTGCTGATCCTACTAATGTTGAACATGTTCTTAAGACTAACTTTGCTAATTATCCTAAG GGTGTGACATATCAATCATACATGGAGGTTCTACTTGGAAATGGGATTTTCAATGCAGACGGTGAAAGttggagaaaacaaagaaaaacagcAAGCTTTGAGTTTGCATCCAAGAATTTGAGAGACTTTAGCACTGTGGTTTTTCGAGATTATAGTTTGAAGCTCTCTACCATCTTAAGCGAGGCGTCTTTCGATTTTCGTTCAGTAGACATGCAG GAATTGTTGATGAGGATGACATTGGATTCGATATGTAAGGTAGGATTTGGAGTGGAAATAGGAACATTGGCACCCAACCTACCTGATAACTCTTTTGCAAAGGCTTTTGACACAGCAAACATCATTGTTACACTAAGATTTATTGATCCGTTTTGGAAATTTAAGAAATTCTTTAACTTTGGATCAGAGGCTTTACTTAGTGAAAGCATAAGAATCATAGATGAGTTCACTTATTCTGTCATCCGAAAAAGAAAAGCTGAAATCGTAGAAACTAAAAGATATCGCAACGACATTAAG ATGAAAAATGACATATTGTCAAGGTTTATAGAGTTGGTAGAGGATGAAGAGAACAATATAACCGAGAAAAGCCTAAGAGATATAGTCCTAAATTTTGTGATAGCTGGGCGAGATACTACAGCAACAACCCTGTCATGGGCACTATACATGATCATGACTCATGAAAATGTGGCAGAGAAAGTTTACGTAGAGCTCAAGGCCCTTGAAGAAGAAAGAGCAATTGAAGAGAAGGTGACATTGGTTGAATGTAACACAgaagaccctgtttcttttggCCAAAAGGTTTCACAATTTGGAGGACTTTTGACCTATGATTCTTTGTCTAAACTCTATTATTTACATGCTGTTATCACTGAGACACTTAGACTATATCCTGCAGTTCCTCAG GATCCTAAGGGAATTCTGGAGGATGATGTGTTGCCAGATGGAACAAAACTTAAAGCAGGAGGGATGGTGACTTATGTGCCATACTCGATGGGAAGAATGGAGTACAACTGGGGTTCAGATGCTGCTTGTTTTAAACCCGAGAGATGGCTCAAAGACGGTTTCTTCCAAAATGCCTCTCCTTTCAAATTTACTGCTTTTCAG GCAGGGCCAAGGATATGTTTAGGAAAGGACTCGGCATATTTACAAATGAAGATGGCATTAGCTATTTTATGTAGATTCTACAACTTCAATTTGGTGCCAGGGCACCCTGTTAACTATAGGATGATGACTATTCTGTCAATGGCCCATGGACTCAAACTTACCGTTTCACGGCGTTCTTAA